One segment of Spartinivicinus poritis DNA contains the following:
- a CDS encoding phage baseplate assembly protein V: MDSTTDDILQRLEALERRLAQVVVRGRIHAVDPTRGLAKVEYGAEGQQQTTGWLPWKPARTGKTVTWSQPDIGEGATVISEGDLTLGEILPGSYYDQFPAPSANPDVHLTRYADGATEQYDQASQAYQLLLPTSGTVNIVAKGGVTITGDLTVNGNIKATQEMADNIRAMSGDREIYNNHMDAHHNGAEPKQ; this comes from the coding sequence ATGGATAGTACGACAGATGACATTCTACAGCGTCTAGAGGCTCTGGAGCGGCGATTAGCCCAAGTAGTCGTTAGAGGCCGTATACATGCCGTAGACCCCACCAGAGGACTAGCAAAGGTGGAATACGGCGCGGAAGGCCAACAACAGACGACAGGTTGGCTACCCTGGAAACCAGCCCGAACCGGCAAGACGGTTACCTGGTCACAGCCTGATATTGGCGAAGGGGCAACGGTTATCTCAGAGGGTGATTTGACCTTGGGTGAGATATTGCCAGGCTCTTACTATGACCAGTTTCCAGCCCCATCAGCGAATCCAGATGTACATTTAACGCGGTATGCCGATGGGGCTACAGAGCAATACGACCAGGCCAGCCAGGCTTATCAGCTCTTATTACCTACCAGTGGCACAGTGAATATAGTGGCTAAAGGCGGGGTGACTATCACAGGTGATTTAACAGTGAATGGCAATATTAAAGCTACCCAAGAAATGGCCGATAACATTAGAGCGATGAGCGGGGACAGGGAAATTTATAATAACCATATGGACGCTCATCATAATGGTGCAGAACCAAAGCAATAA
- a CDS encoding baseplate assembly protein produces the protein MSSRNAIDLSKLPPLTIIDETSYQDELATVTASANLPNPSPADPAYRIASALCYRHRLLRQKINEQIYGLTLAGAREAQLDHIGMTYYQTLRHAGEIDDDYRNRLQLEPEGKSVAGPEGAYIFHALSADALVKDVVVHSPEPVEVDLYILTHETNGQPTEALLNKVRAYLEPYRPLTDKLNVKAPQALYEYTVEAELHLKGGPEASIIEALTKKRLQAYISSHHYFAAQITESGIHAALTVEGVEKVELKNWQDYQCKPAEAAYCTHITITTKQLTHHEWS, from the coding sequence TTGAGCAGTAGAAATGCTATCGACCTTTCCAAACTGCCACCCCTGACGATTATTGACGAAACCAGCTACCAAGATGAATTAGCGACTGTTACCGCAAGCGCCAATTTACCCAACCCCAGCCCAGCCGATCCTGCTTATCGTATAGCATCCGCCCTATGTTACCGGCACCGGCTACTAAGACAAAAAATCAATGAGCAGATTTACGGCTTAACCCTGGCAGGGGCGAGGGAAGCACAGCTAGACCATATCGGTATGACCTATTACCAAACCCTGCGCCATGCAGGCGAGATAGACGACGACTACCGTAATCGGCTACAGCTAGAACCTGAAGGTAAATCAGTGGCAGGGCCAGAAGGGGCTTATATCTTTCATGCGTTATCGGCGGATGCTTTGGTTAAGGACGTGGTGGTGCATTCACCTGAACCGGTTGAAGTCGATTTATATATTCTCACCCATGAGACAAACGGCCAGCCGACAGAAGCCTTACTAAACAAGGTCAGGGCTTATCTGGAGCCTTACAGACCGTTAACTGACAAGCTCAATGTCAAAGCCCCACAGGCGTTGTATGAATACACGGTAGAGGCTGAATTGCATTTAAAAGGGGGGCCTGAAGCATCCATCATTGAAGCCCTCACTAAAAAACGTCTTCAAGCGTACATTAGCAGTCATCATTACTTTGCCGCTCAAATTACGGAGAGTGGTATACATGCCGCACTGACCGTGGAAGGGGTAGAAAAGGTCGAGTTAAAAAACTGGCAAGACTATCAATGCAAACCAGCAGAAGCTGCTTATTGCACCCATATAACGATCACAACCAAACAATTAACCCATCATGAATGGTCATGA
- a CDS encoding head-tail joining protein encodes MNAFDRATRRLMRRLGIPIILVDEDNNQHTVKAEVIEAEEFIAKGKGGNSRISLSMLLDNPLVQIATADCPKLTVKWRILIDKYQYEIVKEPLRKHGLTEISLKRLQDKQNLSWIDEPGN; translated from the coding sequence ATGAACGCCTTTGACCGCGCCACCCGTCGCCTAATGCGGCGGTTAGGTATACCTATCATTTTGGTGGATGAGGACAACAACCAGCATACCGTTAAGGCTGAGGTTATCGAGGCAGAAGAGTTTATAGCGAAAGGAAAAGGCGGCAACAGCCGTATCAGCCTATCCATGCTGTTAGATAATCCTTTGGTACAAATTGCTACAGCTGATTGCCCAAAGCTCACTGTAAAATGGCGAATTCTCATAGATAAGTATCAGTATGAAATAGTCAAAGAGCCACTTAGAAAACATGGTTTAACGGAAATTTCATTAAAACGACTACAAGACAAGCAAAACCTCAGCTGGATAGATGAACCTGGAAATTAG
- a CDS encoding phage tail protein I, which translates to MNGHDSILPGNLSELERDLEASLAEAKALIPVPIETIWNPYQCPVPLLPYLAWAVSVDHWQASWPENIKRSVIAKSLEVHEIKGTRQALEKALSAIDIDINVTEWFEMEPPGKRGTFQITANLSDRGITEDEYQHVKQVIDTAKNVRSHYDLKMALSNNTNPVY; encoded by the coding sequence ATGAATGGTCATGACTCCATTTTACCCGGTAATTTATCCGAGTTAGAACGGGATTTAGAGGCATCACTAGCAGAAGCCAAAGCCTTAATTCCTGTACCTATCGAGACTATCTGGAACCCCTATCAATGTCCTGTACCCCTGTTGCCGTACTTGGCATGGGCGGTATCCGTGGATCATTGGCAAGCCAGCTGGCCAGAGAATATAAAACGTAGCGTGATAGCAAAAAGCCTGGAAGTGCACGAAATTAAAGGCACACGGCAGGCATTAGAAAAAGCATTATCAGCCATCGACATTGATATTAATGTCACTGAATGGTTTGAAATGGAACCACCCGGCAAGCGCGGTACATTTCAAATTACGGCTAATTTAAGTGATCGTGGCATTACTGAAGACGAATACCAACATGTTAAACAGGTGATTGATACCGCTAAAAACGTGCGTAGTCATTATGATTTAAAAATGGCGTTAAGCAATAATACCAATCCTGTTTATTAG